CAGTAGGCATGACCCGTGAAGCCATAGTTGGGATCCTGGGCCATTTCCTTTTGAAACTGCCCGGTTTCCCAGGCCTTGATCGCGGCATTGAGATCCATGTCCTTGCCTGGATCGACCAGCACAAAACTCGATGGCCCCACCGGGCTGCTGCCGGTGGCAGGATCCAGCGGAATAGGAACGATATCAGCACCCTGGGCCGGGGACATCAGCATCAGGAGACTGATTAAAAAAAATGCAGGTTTCCAGCAGGACATACGCAGCTCCTCCGATCTTTAACACAGGTATCCAAAGAGGAATCGGCGCTTCCTGCTAAAAATAAAGGCAGCTGCGGCAAATTTTTATGGGCTTTCGGAAAAAATAAGGGCGTGAAGGCAGGAAAGAAGAGGGTTTGGCGAGGAGCGAACCCCCCGCCCCATTTTTATTGTCCCACGGAAGCCAGCGTGACCTTGGGCACGCGGTTCGGATTCGACTGCGATTTCATTTCCGGCTCGGCGGCTTCAAGATTTTGTTCCAGCCTCGCGACCATTTTCTTGAAATCAGCGATCTTGTGAACGATCACCTCCTCGACAGGCGGATTGGGATTGTCCGGCTGCGAGTTGGGGGGCAACGTGTTGCTTCCAGGATCACGACTCTCCTGAATCGAAGTCTGGCTCATGCTGACAACCCAGGTGGCCGCATTCTGCTTGGTTTCATTGGCATGACGAATGGCCGAGGCCACCGCCTGCGAACTCTCCATCAGCAGTTTTTCACAGTGACCCAGCTCGAAGTGCTGCTTGGTGAGAAGGTTCGACAGCTTCTCGCACTGCAGGGTGATGTGACCGCTTTCTTCGTTGAAACGACGATGCAGGGATCCGACGGCATCCAAAAGGACGAGGATCTCCTGGGAAATCCGCGAGGTGTCGTCGCCCAGATCACGGGTTTCGTTCAGTTTGGTCATGTGAATATGAACTTCACTGCTCAGCAGCGACAAATCAGAGATGGCATACTTCGCGGCCGCCACATCGTTGCGATAGGCCTCTTCGATGCGCTTCACGGAAACGAAGGCATGCTCCGATTTCTGTCCCGCTTCCAGAAGGAAGTGCTGAGCCTTGTCAAGCTCCGGCTGTCCTACATCCACGTATTCTTTCAGCTGGATGGTATAGTTGTGGAACTCCACCGCGAGGCTGCGGATTTCCGAGCTGACCGAAAAATAATCATTCTGCGTATCAGAATTGCGCGCGTAATCGAGGGACATCGACATCATATGCCGATTCATTTTCTCGACCAGTTCGTCGATGCGCGAGAGCACGACGCCCATGTTTTCCGATTTCTGCTTATAGCTGTTCACCAGCTTGCTGGCGCTGTGCACGTCTTCGCGCGATTCGCTGATCGCCTCGACCATTTTTTCGATGGTCTTATGCACCGAGAAGGATCCGCTCTGGACTTCCTTCAGCTTCTCTTCGATCCGGTTCACCTTCTGATGAATGATCTTTTCACTCAGAATGGCTTCGTGCAAAAGCCGCATGGTCGAGGCATGCATGCTGGCAATGCTCTTCGAACGATCGAGCAGCTGATCGTGATTCTGACGAATTTGCGAAAGAACACCGGACAGGTTGTTCTTCTTCCACTCGATGCGGTTCGATGCGGTGAAGTTCGCACTTTCCCGGCACATCGCGACCAGAGCCTGAACCCGGGTCAGACCCTTGCCCAAAAGACTATGACTATTCATCAGAATCTGACAGGTTTGCGAGGTCTGCGACTGCAGCATTTTGATATTATGCTGATGGATTTGCATCGAAATCCCAGCCGCCACAGGCGCGGACTGCTGTTTCAGAGCGCTTTCCAGTTCGGCCAGACCATCTTTGATGGAATGGAAGAGACCAAGATCGGGTTCGGCCAAGGGCTTTTTCACATCCTGTGATTTCGCCAAGGCTGCGCCTACCGACAGCGGTAGCTTATTGCGACGATGCAGAAGGACCATGGTGTGGGCCAGGCCTGCCAGGGAGAAGAACCAGCAGCCCATGGACGCCCAGATATGGATCGTCATGTTCTGATTGCACTTCACTTCACTTTCACGAATTGCGGGGTCGTAGCGATAGTCCGAGCCTTCCAATTGTCTTTGCAGGGCCGCGGCACGGCCGATGGCATTGCAATCGAGATTGGTCGCCTTAACTAAGAAAAATACCCCAAGCACATGCAAAAAAACTGCACAGATAAGTCCCGGCAATTTCGACCAATTTAAACCACTCATGAATCTCTCCTTTTACTCACGCGTCGGTATCTAGATCAAAGGCGGGTGTCAGTGGATGAGTCCTCCTATCTACTAAATAGAGAAGACTCTTCTGTCAATAAGAGGAAAGCTGAAAAGAACGCATGGATTGCGTTCAAGCGCGGCGGCGCATGAGGCCTGAGAGAGAATTCATAAAGAGTTGGTGGGCTGCTTCTGTCGCGATAGTCGCAAAAAATCCCCGTGCAAGCTTGGATTTCTTCTCAGCAACTGGTTTTTTCACTTTCTGAATTTTCTGCAACGCCTTGGGAGCAGCTGTCGCCAAAAGCGCACGCGTCATGTGATGACGGTGACGTCCACGACGACCGATCAAAAACCCAAGTGTCACACCCACAGCAGCTACAGTCAGGAGTGTTTTCATCGGCGCGCTGTGCAGAGCACGCGGCACCGCTTCAATTTTTTCCTGAACCGCATAAACCGGCCGGGTCACTTTCTGCGTGACGGCATCCGTGGCTGCGAGAACCTTATGCTGCACCTGATCAACGGTGTCGAGAACTTTTTTCTCAACTTCCTTTTCCATATGATAGATGTTTTCCCGCAGCGACGCGCGCTTCTGGGCCATGGCCTCCTGGATTTCCGAGCTGCTTACAAGAGACTTTTCAACCATGTGATGTCCTCACGTATTTCACGGGAGACTTCCCCCGCGTATTGTTTAATGTGTTTGAGGGAACCGGCGGCGATAGCGAGCATAATTATGGACACCAACAGCAGAAGGCCGCCGCTTAAAAATTGAGCAGCGCCGGAACCTTCGTCCATGAGGCGGATCGCAAGGCCATCGAACAGCCTGACGATTCCGAAAATGGACAGCGCGATTCCCAGAAACAAAAGTGGGACGCCGAGCTTCAGCCTGGAACTGGAGCTTTTCACCTGTTCCTTGATGAAGGTCACATGCAGGCGCCCCAGATCCTGGATCTCCTCTTTCACGCGCGCAGCGCTCTCGATCTTCATGACCGCACACCCAGGCTATAGCCAAGGACTCCAGCGACGCCGAGCACGGCCCCGATCACACCCCAAGGATGGGCATCCATCCAATCGCTGGCTCTTTCTTTCAGGGCGGGCCCGATGGGATCATGGGCCTTGTGGTTCGGACGGAAGATCGCACGAAGCCGACTGGATTTCGCGATACCTTGCTGCATGGGCTCTTCGTTATGAATCATGGAATCTCCTCCCGGATGAAACTCAAACTGCGGGATTGCAGTCTTTGTGCCAAAGGAATGACCGTTTACGGCAGAACTGACGCGCTCAAAGTCCCGGCCTCGTCATCGCTTCCGGGGAAATCACCTCATCGTATTTTTCAGGCGTAAGGTCGCCCTGCTCGATCACCACGTCCCTGAGGCTCCGCTGGGTCTCCTGGGCGGTCTTCACCGCCTGGGCCGCCCGATCATAACCAATGATGGGGGACAGGGCGGTGACCAGCATCAGGGAACTTTCCAGATAACGCTTCATCACATCCACCCGCGGCTCAAGGCCCCTGAGGCAAAATTCGGTGAAACTCCCGCAGCCATCGGAAAGGAGCGTGATGGATTCCAGAAGGCTGTAAATCATGATCGGTTTGAAGACGTTCAGCTGAAAATTACCCTGACTTCCCGCAAAGCCGATCGTCACATCATTCCCCAGCACGCGCGCCACGATCATCGTCAGGGCTTCCGCCTGGGTGGGATTCACCTTGCCGGGCATGATGGAACTCCCCGGTTCGTTGCCTGGAAGTTTCAATTCCGCAAGGCCGCAGCGCGGGCCACTGCCGAGCCAGCGAATGTCGTTGGCGATCTTCATGCAGTCGGTCGCGAGCGTGCGCAGGCAGGAACTCGCATGCACCAGAGCCTGATGCGAGGCCAGGGCCGAAAATTTGTTACGCGCTGTGATCAAAGGAAATCCCGTTAAAGCTGCCAGGGTTTCCGCAACTTTTTCCGCATAGGCCGGATGGGTGTTGAGTCCCGTGCCGATCGCGCTGCCGCCCAGGGCGATTTCGTAAAGGGGCTTGCGCGCATCGGCGATATTCTGTCGATTGAAAGCAATCTCGGCCGCGAATTCACTGAACTCCTGACCCAATGTCATGGGTGTGGCGTCCATGAGATGCGTGCGACCAATCTTATAGATCTGGGCGAATCGCGTGGACTGATTCGCCAGCTCGGCTTCCATTTCAAGCAGAGCGGGCAGGAGTTTATTCTGCAGCTGATCCAGAGCCGCAAGATGCATAACGGTAGGAAAAACATCGTTCGATGACTGGGACAGATTGATATCATCATTCGGATGAATCGGCTGCTTTTTGCCTTTGCCTGACCCCAGGAGCACATTGGCCCGATTGGCGATCACTTCATTGGCATTCATATTGGATTGAGTGCCGCTACCGGATTGCCAGATCAGCAAGGGAAATTCTGCATCCAGATCCCCGCGGATCACCTCGTCGCAGACGGTGATGATCGCTTCCGCTTTGAATGGAGCCAAAAGATTCAAGTCGGCATTGGTGAGCGCGGCCGCTTTCTTCACAAGACCGAAGGCCTTGATCACCTCGCGCGGGAACCTGTGATCCCCGATTTGAAAGTGCTCCAGCGCTCTTTGGGTCTGGGCTCCATAATATCGTTCATCGGGCAGAGAAACTTCGCCAAGAGAATCGGTCTCGATACGCATTTTCATGAAGATTTCACCTTTCGCAGGAAAATCCCTGCCTTAAAAAACCTACTCTCCTGTATCCAAACACCTGCATGGACTTTGTGCCGTGGGCTGGAGAGAAGCTGGAAAACCGCTGCCCTGATGCATGGGGCGTGCCCGTTACACGTTTTCCCTGGGAAGGAATCTTTGAAAATTCATGCTAAGGTCCGCGCAAGGTTAGCGAAAATTTACAATACCAGGAGTTTGTCATGTCGAAGAATTCTGCGCAGAAGAAAAGACAGCCGAGCACTGTGGTGGCTTCGGCTCCCGCTCCCGTTGAGCCAGTGCCCGAGGTCCTGCCGACGGCGGAACCCTCCGAGCAGGACTATCCGGAGAGTTCCAAGCAGAATGTGTCCCGAAACGAACGCCTTGCATCCGGCGTGGTCGGTGGCGGTCTTTTGTTTTATGGAATCCCGAATCTTTTGACCCTGCCCGGGCAGCTATCGAGCGCCAGCGGGCTCTACCTTGTCGGCCGTGCCGTGACCGGCCGCTGCCTGATCTATTCCGCCCTGGGCGTCGATACCACCCCCAATGGGCGCATGCATCATCGGGGAGTGGCCGATCCGCATCCCGTTCAAATGCGGCAGACGATTACGATCGAGCGTTCGCCTCATGACGCCTACGAATTCTTCCGTGACCATGAGCAGATCGCCCGCTGTTTCCCGACGGTCAAGCAGATTCAAAAATTGGAAAATCACCGTAGCATCTGGAT
This is a stretch of genomic DNA from Oligoflexus sp.. It encodes these proteins:
- the fumC gene encoding class II fumarate hydratase; the encoded protein is MKMRIETDSLGEVSLPDERYYGAQTQRALEHFQIGDHRFPREVIKAFGLVKKAAALTNADLNLLAPFKAEAIITVCDEVIRGDLDAEFPLLIWQSGSGTQSNMNANEVIANRANVLLGSGKGKKQPIHPNDDINLSQSSNDVFPTVMHLAALDQLQNKLLPALLEMEAELANQSTRFAQIYKIGRTHLMDATPMTLGQEFSEFAAEIAFNRQNIADARKPLYEIALGGSAIGTGLNTHPAYAEKVAETLAALTGFPLITARNKFSALASHQALVHASSCLRTLATDCMKIANDIRWLGSGPRCGLAELKLPGNEPGSSIMPGKVNPTQAEALTMIVARVLGNDVTIGFAGSQGNFQLNVFKPIMIYSLLESITLLSDGCGSFTEFCLRGLEPRVDVMKRYLESSLMLVTALSPIIGYDRAAQAVKTAQETQRSLRDVVIEQGDLTPEKYDEVISPEAMTRPGL
- a CDS encoding SRPBCC family protein; the encoded protein is MSKNSAQKKRQPSTVVASAPAPVEPVPEVLPTAEPSEQDYPESSKQNVSRNERLASGVVGGGLLFYGIPNLLTLPGQLSSASGLYLVGRAVTGRCLIYSALGVDTTPNGRMHHRGVADPHPVQMRQTITIERSPHDAYEFFRDHEQIARCFPTVKQIQKLENHRSIWMFSDTAELVSIPVTVEITHETPDEQITWTAFPESHFRLNGTLQFKAGPHPEETEVTVTVHMIPPAGIMGSTLMKWFSPVTEDSLDEALHKLKQLLETGTITIGQSRFPHGIKDPVGGWQNRLKSHLHVRTMQSLARRTS
- a CDS encoding phage holin family protein, with amino-acid sequence MKIESAARVKEEIQDLGRLHVTFIKEQVKSSSSRLKLGVPLLFLGIALSIFGIVRLFDGLAIRLMDEGSGAAQFLSGGLLLLVSIIMLAIAAGSLKHIKQYAGEVSREIREDITWLKSLL